The Gallus gallus isolate bGalGal1 chromosome 3, bGalGal1.mat.broiler.GRCg7b, whole genome shotgun sequence genome window below encodes:
- the AvBD13 gene encoding gallinacin-13 precursor, producing MRILQLLFAIVVILLLQDAPARGFSDSQLCRNNHGHCRRLCFHMESWAGSCMNGRLRCCRFSTKQPFSNPKHSVLHTAEQDPSPSLGGT from the exons ATGAGGATCCTCCAGCTGCTCTTTGCCATCGTTGTCATTCTCCTCCTCCAGGATGCGCCTG CAAGAGGTTTTTCAGACAGCCAGCTGTGCAGGAACAACCATGGCCACTGCCGGAGGCTCTGCTTCCACAtggagagctgggctgggagctgcatgaACGGCCGCCTGCGCTGCTGCAG GTTCTCCACCAAGCAGCCCTTTTCCAACCCTAAACAttcagtgctgcacacagcagagcaggaccCTTCCCCAAGCCTTGGAGGGACGTGA
- the AvBD12 gene encoding gallinacin-12 — translation MPSRLPTPCRGFCTISRSALLLPSRTKAMRNLCFVFIFISLLAHGSTHGPDSCNHDRGLCRVGNCNPGEYLAKYCFEPVILCCKPLSPTPTKT, via the exons ATGCCATCCCGCCTGCCAACGCCATGCAGAGGCTTCTGCACAATCTCAcgctcagccctgctgctccccagcaggaCCAAAGCAATGAGGAACCTTTGTTTCGTGTTCATCTTCATCTCCCTGCTCGCTCATG GAAGCACTCACGGCCCAGACAGCTGTAACCACGACAGGGGATTGTGCCGAGTGGGGAACTGCAACCCTGGGGAATACCTGGCTAAGTACTGCTTTGAACCCGTCATTCTCTGCTGTAAACCTCTGTCACCAACTCCCACCAAGACCTGA
- the AvBD11 gene encoding gallinacin-11 precursor, with protein MKLFSCLMALLLFLLQAVPGLGLPRDTSRCVGYHGYCIRSKVCPKPFAAFGTCSWRQKTCCVDTTSDFHTCQDKGGHCVSPKIRCLEEQLGLCPLKRWTCCKEI; from the exons ATGAAGCTCTTCTCCTGCCTCATggctctgctcctcttcctcctccaggcTGTTCCAG GTCTCGGCTTGCCCAGAGACACCTCCCGTTGTGTTGGCTACCATGGGTACTGCATCCGTTCCAAAGTCTGCCCCAAACCATTTGCTGCATTTGGAACATGCTCTTGGCGTCAGAAAACCTGCTGCGTAG ACACTACATCAGACTTCCATACTTGTCAAGACAAGGGGGGCCATTGCGTATCTCCAAAAATCAGATGTCTGGAAGAACAGCTGGGACTTTGCCCTCTAAAAAGATGGACGTGCTGCAAAGAAATATAA